From Lolium perenne isolate Kyuss_39 chromosome 5, Kyuss_2.0, whole genome shotgun sequence, a single genomic window includes:
- the LOC127299937 gene encoding uncharacterized protein, protein MAEILGSAVAGESVSRIFDILSGNTRDHGSPEDNAERLEFAVLKIHSVVAVSEDWLILHQPLINWRARLKRVAKEGDDILRAHRRRSSDRRQNEGAARQQAASVRKRITRAATRFLPFRRGKEEDGPSDATVRRFERLAHVADEFFRYVQFGGRPRSLMVSFKVPVEPLIAGKTLEFSHRMGTRDTILLLHPCDGEAGGPKEIVLFLSYDDTTVWEKNLKLFVVFQLLENIDILDIIMSALQLLPPQFVAACVTTRDLVKEVLPPQETSYFEASSVPRRCASMAWWCHRDSTDRRCPAGDGMRLPLPIVRVDAVYFAMPQKDSSDTSASDGLPLRLVCHITPYLVPERYSENYEQIGQERLQELELFPEVTAQGTPACTGNWWCPRASTFLSVEPELSVPPPKLEQLFLMENSCRAVEFSQQ, encoded by the coding sequence ATGGCCGAAATACTAGGATCTGCAGTTGCAGGCGAGTCTGTAAGCAGGATTTTCGATATCCTATCGGGTAACACTAGAGACCATGGGAGCCCAGAAGACAACGCTGAGAGACTGGAGTTTGCAGTGCTGAAGATCCACAGCGTTGTTGCCGTCTCTGAAGATTGGCTGATACTCCACCAGCCATTGATCAACTGGAGGGCGAGATTAAAGCGTGTAGCCAAGGAAGGCGATGACATCTTGCGCGCTCACAGGAGGAGATCCTCGGATCGAAGGCAGAACGAGGGAGCTGCAAGGCAACAGGCTGCTTCTGTTCGTAAGCGGATCACCCGAGCGGCGACGCGCTTCTTGCCTTTTCGCCGCGGGAAGGAGGAAGACGGTCCGAGCGACGCGACGGTGCGGAGGTTCGAGAGGCTGGCACACGTCGCCGATGAGTTCTTCCGGTACGTCCAGTTTGGAGGCCGTCCGAGGAGCCTGATGGTGTCCTTCAAAGTTCCCGTGGAGCCACTGATTGCAGGAAAGACACTTGAGTTCTCCCATCGGATGGGCACCCGGGATACCATCCTCTTGCTTCATCCATGCGATGGCGAAGCCGGCGGGCCGAAGGAGATTGTTCTGTTCCTCTCCTACGACGACACTACGGTGTGGGAGAAGAATTTGAAACTCTTTGTGGTGTTCCAGCTGCTTGAGAACATCGACATCTTGGACATCATCATGTCTGCCTTGCAGCTCTTGCCTCCCCAATTTGTTGCTGCCTGTGTGACCACAAGGGATTTAGTCAAAGAGGTGCTACCACCGCAGGAAACGAGCTATTTCGAAGCATCGTCTGTGCCAAGGCGGTGCGCCTCCATGGCATGGTGGTGTCACCGTGATTCCACGGACAGGAGATGCCCTGCTGGTGACGGTATGCGGCTGCCGTTGCCTATAGTTCGAGTCGACGCCGTGTACTTCGCCATGCCGCAGAAGGACTCGTCAGACACATCTGCGAGCGACGGCCTGCCTCTCAGATTGGTATGTCATATCACTCCCTACCTTGTGCCCGAGAGGTACTCCGAGAACTACGAGCAGATCGGGCAAGAAAGGCTACAGGAGCTAGAGCTGTTTCCAGAAGTGACGGCCCAAGGAACGCCTGCATGCACAGGGAACTGGTGGTGTCCTCGTGCATCCACGTTTTTGTCGGTGGAACCAGAGCTTTCGGTGCCGCCGCCGAAGCTGGAGCAGTTGTTCCTGATGGAGAACTCCTGTAGAGCGGTGGAGTTCTCGCAGCAGTAG
- the LOC127299938 gene encoding 2'-deoxymugineic-acid 2'-dioxygenase produces the protein MGNLQAPLPEGMGFISLPVVDFSLSHEEISRAILDAGKDIGFFQVINHGVPEQVRRDMEAVCEEFFAMPAADRESFHSDDNLKPNRFFTGSTYKNSGAKFWFDCLRLSSTFPIGDSKKDWPEKPEKLREVFERFAVQTRGMGEQLLRLLSEGMGLQPDYFEGDLGRGNMNLTLNQYPPCGDPEGVGLPPHCDRNLLSLLIPSTVPGLQFSYKGSWFTVETMPNAYIVNFGLPLQVVTNGMLKSIEHRVVTNPKESRRSVGVFITPTWDCLISPAEEFLSKESPPIYHAVTYREFYDMHGVVKDGLSSVLTISHKTAI, from the exons ATGGGGAATCTGCAGGCACCACTCCCGGAGGGCATGGGCTTCATCTCCCTGCCTGTTGTCGACTTCTCCCTCAGCCACGAAGAGATTAGCCGCGCCATCCTCGACGCCGGCAAGGACATCGGTTTTTTCCAG GTGATCAACCACGGCGTCCCAGAGCAGGTGAGGCGGGACATGGAAGCAGTGTGCGAGGAGTTCTTCGCGATGCCGGCCGCGGACAGGGAGTCCTTCCACTCAGATGACAATCTGAAACCCAACCGGTTCTTCACAGGATCCACTTACAAGAACAGCGGCGCCAAGTTCTGGTTCGATTGTCTCCGCCTCTCATCGACGTTTCCCATCGGTGACAGCAAGAAGGATTGGCCCGAGAAGCCCGAGAAGCTCCG GGAGGTTTTCGAGAGGTTCGCTGTGCAGACGCGAGGCATGGGCGAGCAGCTGCTGCGGCTGCTGAGCGAGGGCATGGGGCTCCAGCCTGACTATTTCGAGGGTGATCTCGGCAGAGGCAATATGAACCTGACCCTGAACCAGTACCCACCGTGTGGAGACCCTGAAGGAGTTGGCCTACCGCCGCACTGTGACCGCAACCTACTCAGCCTTCTCATCCCTAGCACCGTTCCCGGTCTCCAGTTCTCTTACAAAGGAAGCTGGTTCACTGTGGAGACCATGCCTAATGCCTACATCGTTAACTTTGGCCTCCCGCTCCAG GTTGTGACCAATGGGATGCTCAAGAGCATAGAGCACAGGGTGGTGACCAACCCCAAGGAGAGCCGGAGATCAGTGGGGGTGTTCATCACACCGACGTGGGATTGCCTCATCAGCCCTGCCGAGGAGTTCCTTAGCAAGGAAAGCCCGCCAATCTACCATGCCGTCACGTACCGTGAGTTCTATGACATGCACGGAGTTGTTAAGGACGGATTGTCAAGCGTACTCACCATCAGCCACAAGACAGCAATATGA